The window AGATTTTCAGCCGCCGGCTGCCGCGCCGGTTTTCATACTGGCTGGCGCTGCGCATTGCCGACCGGTTTTTCGCGGAGGATGAAAAAGGCCGCCGGGCGGTCATGGCCAATCTGGCGCATATTCTCCAGTCCAAAAACGTATCGGCCTCGGAGGAAACGCTGCGGCAGATGGCGCGCAGGACTTTTCAGTTGTTCGGGAAATACCTGGTGGATTTTTTCAAGTTTTCGCGGATGACCCCGGCGGAAGTCCGCCGCCTGGTCAGCATTGAGCACATTGATTACCTGGAACAGGCGCGCAGTTTTGACAAGGGCGTGATTTTTATCGCCGCCCATCTCGGCAACTGGGAGCTGGGCGGGGCGATCATGACCGCCCTCGGCTACCGGCTGAACGTGGTTTTCCTGCCCCAGCGGCTTGATAAAATAAACCGGCTTTTTGACCAACAGCGCAAAGAAAGGGGCATCCGGCTTATTCCGATCGGGCGCGCCGCGCGCGGGGTTCTGCAGGCCTTAAAACGAAAGGAATGCGTGGTGATGCTGGCGGACCGCGATTTTACGGCCCACCATCATATGGTAAATTTCTTCGGCAAGCCCGCCCTGCTTTCCAGCGGACCGGCGCGGATCGCGCTGCGCACAAAGACGCCGATTGTCCCGGCTTTTGTTTTGCGCCAGCCCAACGACACTTTCCTGCTCCGCTTTTATCCCCCGCTCATCGTCAGGGAGGATTCCACGCTGGAAGAAATCAACCTGAAAATCGGCGCGGTCATGGAAAAAGAAATTGCGCAGCATCCTGAACAGTGGTTCATTTTTGATCCTTTCTGGCAGAACAATACGGCCCGGGCGGTCGGCGCGCAACCGGCCGGGTTGCGGGACGGCGCGAAATAGTGTACAAATTCCCGATACGCCTGTTTTGCGGCCTCGGCGCGGAATTAAAAACAGAATGAGAACATTGATCGGCAAGCTCGGCGAAAATGCGCTGAACAAGGCGCGCGACACGGCGCATCTTTTTGCGCTCCTGTGGAGCATCCTGTTTCTGGCGGCCAAAGGCGGCGCCTGGCCGCGCACCACCCGTAACGTCTTTGCCCGCCAGATTTTATTTACCGGCGTTGAAGCGCTTAAATTTGTCTCGCTGGTCGCGATCATGACGGGTCTCTCCGTGGTCCTGCAGGCCCAGCTCTGGCTCGGCAAAACCGGGCAATCGCAGATGCTGGGAAGCATTCTCGTCATTGTCATTGTGCGCGAGCTGGCGCCCCTCCTGGTGAATTTTATCCTGATCGGCCGCAGCGGCACGGCGATTGCCGTGGAACTGGGCAACATGAAAGTCCTGGGGGAAATTCATCTTCTGGAATGCCAGGGCATTGCCCCCCTGCTTTATCTGATCATGCCGCGCGCGCTGGCTTTTGCCATATGCGTCTTTTGCCTGACCATCTGGTTTATTATAATCTCGTTCGGCGGCGGTTACCTGTATGGCATGCTGGCCGGCGTCGGCACCGGCGCGCCTGATTTGTTCATCGCCAACGTGCTTAGAGCCGTGCATCTGCCCGACGTGTTCAGCCTGTTGGCCAAAACTTTTCTGCCCGGCATGTTTACGGCCGTTATCTGCGCTTCCGAAGGCATCGGCGTGGGAACGGCGATTACGGAAGTGCCCCAGGCGGCGACCCGGGCCGTGGTGCGCTCAATTGCCGCGCTCTTTATTCTCTCGGCGCTCGTTTCAATTCTCACTTATGCTTGAAATGCCTGAAACAATAAATATTCTGGAGTTTGCAAATGTCGCCTTGCCGGCCGGCGCGCCCGGCCAGGCGGAAATGCGCGGGCTGACATTCAGCCTGCCGCCGGGGCGCCTTTTGCTTGTCCGGCTTGAAGCCGGCGGTGAAAACCTCCCGCTCGCCGACGCGGCCGAAGGCCTCCTTGCTCCGGAGGCCGGAGCCGTCCGCTGGCAGGGACGGGATTGGCGCGCCCTTGGTCCGGAGGATGAATTACGCGCCCGGGCACAGATCGGGAGAATCTTTGAAAAAAACGGATGGATCAGCAACCTCAATGTGATTGAAAATGTTACCTTGTCCGAGCGGCATCACACCCGCCGTCCGGAAAAAGAGATTATCG is drawn from Kiritimatiellia bacterium and contains these coding sequences:
- a CDS encoding ABC transporter permease, with translation MRTLIGKLGENALNKARDTAHLFALLWSILFLAAKGGAWPRTTRNVFARQILFTGVEALKFVSLVAIMTGLSVVLQAQLWLGKTGQSQMLGSILVIVIVRELAPLLVNFILIGRSGTAIAVELGNMKVLGEIHLLECQGIAPLLYLIMPRALAFAICVFCLTIWFIIISFGGGYLYGMLAGVGTGAPDLFIANVLRAVHLPDVFSLLAKTFLPGMFTAVICASEGIGVGTAITEVPQAATRAVVRSIAALFILSALVSILTYA
- a CDS encoding lysophospholipid acyltransferase family protein, which codes for MMPLPRGGRIELFMENSYLSYRLAQIFSRRLPRRFSYWLALRIADRFFAEDEKGRRAVMANLAHILQSKNVSASEETLRQMARRTFQLFGKYLVDFFKFSRMTPAEVRRLVSIEHIDYLEQARSFDKGVIFIAAHLGNWELGGAIMTALGYRLNVVFLPQRLDKINRLFDQQRKERGIRLIPIGRAARGVLQALKRKECVVMLADRDFTAHHHMVNFFGKPALLSSGPARIALRTKTPIVPAFVLRQPNDTFLLRFYPPLIVREDSTLEEINLKIGAVMEKEIAQHPEQWFIFDPFWQNNTARAVGAQPAGLRDGAK